In Cedecea neteri, a single genomic region encodes these proteins:
- the hdfR gene encoding HTH-type transcriptional regulator HdfR, translating to MDTELLKTFLEVSRTRHFGRAAEALYLTQSAVSFRIRQLENQLGVNLFTRHRNNIRLTSAGERLLPYAENLMNTWLAAKKEVSHTSQHNQLTLGASASLWECMLSEWLIALYQQHNGLQFEARIAQRQSLVKQLHERQLDLLLTTEAPKMDEFSSQLLGYFSMGLYGPAAESRKTPLNYLRIEWGADFHQHEAELIGSDDIPVLTTSSAKIACKLISELNGYTFLPIEWAKEQSGIWPVPESTTLSRPLYAIWLQNTDKQSVIKELLKTPLKAQ from the coding sequence GTGGACACCGAATTACTTAAAACCTTCCTGGAAGTTAGCAGAACACGGCACTTTGGTCGCGCCGCAGAAGCACTTTATTTGACGCAATCTGCGGTAAGCTTTCGCATCCGACAGCTCGAAAATCAGCTTGGCGTAAACCTTTTTACCCGCCATCGCAATAACATACGGCTGACAAGTGCCGGGGAACGCCTGCTGCCCTACGCAGAAAACCTGATGAATACGTGGTTAGCAGCGAAAAAAGAGGTATCACATACTTCTCAGCATAATCAGCTCACGCTTGGTGCCAGCGCATCACTTTGGGAATGCATGCTTTCTGAATGGCTAATTGCGCTTTATCAACAGCATAATGGCCTGCAGTTCGAAGCACGAATTGCACAACGTCAATCACTCGTTAAACAGCTTCATGAGCGCCAGCTGGATTTATTACTCACAACTGAAGCACCCAAAATGGATGAATTCTCCAGCCAGTTGCTGGGCTATTTCAGCATGGGACTTTATGGTCCTGCCGCGGAAAGCCGTAAAACTCCTCTCAACTATTTACGCATCGAGTGGGGGGCGGATTTTCACCAACATGAGGCCGAGCTCATTGGAAGTGATGATATTCCGGTATTAACTACCAGTTCAGCAAAAATAGCCTGCAAGCTGATCTCTGAACTTAACGGTTACACCTTCCTGCCGATTGAGTGGGCAAAAGAACAATCCGGGATCTGGCCTGTCCCTGAAAGCACAACGCTGTCCAGACCATTGTATGCTATCTGGTTACAAAACACGGACAAACAGAGTGTTATCAAAGAATTATTGAAGACACCATTAAAGGCGCAGTAA
- a CDS encoding DUF413 domain-containing protein — translation MAESFTTTNRFFDNKHYPRGFARHGDFTIKEAQLLERHGFAFNELDLGKREPGTEEEVQFVAVCRGVREPATEAERVWSKYMARIKRPKRFHTLSGGKPQMDTVEDYSDSDD, via the coding sequence ATGGCGGAAAGCTTTACGACGACCAATCGGTTTTTCGACAATAAACATTATCCACGTGGGTTTGCTCGTCATGGTGATTTCACCATCAAAGAGGCACAGCTGTTAGAACGTCACGGTTTTGCGTTCAATGAGCTGGATCTCGGTAAGCGCGAACCAGGCACTGAAGAAGAAGTGCAGTTTGTTGCCGTATGCCGTGGTGTGCGCGAGCCTGCTACTGAAGCGGAACGTGTTTGGAGCAAGTACATGGCGCGTATTAAACGTCCAAAACGTTTTCATACCCTGTCTGGCGGTAAACCGCAGATGGATACGGTTGAAGACTACAGCGATAGTGATGATTAA
- a CDS encoding YifB family Mg chelatase-like AAA ATPase — MSLSVVYTRAALGVHAPQVTVEVHISAGLPGLTLVGLPETTVREARDRVRSALINSGYTFPARKITINLAPADLPKEGGRYDLPIALALLVASEQLNTPRLAQLEFIGELALTGELRGVSGAISSAMEALNAGREVVVAAENEEEVGLIAKPGCFVATHLTEVCAWLEGKHDLRTPVSPALWQADNTEDMNEIIGQSQGKRALEIAAAGGHNLLLIGPPGTGKTMLASRLNTLLPPLNDAEALQSAAILSLVQSSHLHRHWRQRPFRAPHHSASLTSVVGGGAIPQPGEISLAHNGVLFLDELPEFERRVLDSLREPIESGEIHISRTRAKITYPADFQLIAAMNPSPTGHFEGKHNRATPQQTLRYMNRLSGPFLDRFDLSVDIPLLPAGMLSKTNHYEEKSEVIRTRVMETRNRQLFRQNKLNARLSNHEIREHCALVPDDAVWLEETLLKLGLSVRAWQRLLKVSRTIADIEHCESITRTHLQEALSYRTIDRLLLHLHRLAE; from the coding sequence ATGTCACTGTCGGTTGTCTACACCAGAGCAGCACTCGGCGTTCACGCCCCTCAGGTTACGGTTGAAGTACATATCAGTGCAGGTTTACCGGGGCTTACGCTTGTCGGCCTGCCTGAAACTACCGTGAGAGAAGCCCGGGATCGAGTCAGAAGCGCATTGATCAATAGCGGTTATACGTTTCCGGCACGTAAAATCACCATTAACCTTGCTCCGGCAGATCTTCCTAAAGAAGGTGGCAGATACGATTTGCCGATTGCTCTGGCGCTGCTGGTTGCCTCTGAGCAGCTAAATACGCCCAGGCTAGCCCAGCTTGAGTTTATCGGTGAGCTTGCGCTAACGGGTGAACTACGTGGGGTTTCCGGCGCCATATCATCCGCTATGGAGGCTTTGAATGCGGGGCGAGAAGTCGTGGTCGCAGCCGAAAATGAGGAAGAAGTTGGCCTGATCGCTAAACCGGGCTGCTTTGTGGCCACGCATCTGACCGAGGTATGCGCCTGGCTGGAAGGAAAACACGACCTCCGCACTCCGGTTAGCCCTGCACTGTGGCAAGCGGATAACACAGAAGACATGAACGAGATTATTGGGCAAAGCCAGGGAAAACGAGCCCTGGAAATTGCGGCGGCTGGCGGGCATAACCTGTTACTGATAGGCCCACCGGGAACGGGCAAAACCATGCTGGCGAGCCGGCTCAATACGCTCCTTCCTCCTTTGAACGATGCTGAAGCATTACAGAGCGCTGCCATTCTGAGCCTGGTGCAATCTTCACATCTGCATCGCCATTGGCGTCAGCGTCCGTTCAGGGCCCCCCATCATAGTGCCTCTTTAACTTCTGTCGTGGGCGGCGGGGCTATTCCGCAGCCAGGAGAAATTTCGTTAGCGCACAACGGCGTGTTATTTCTGGATGAATTACCTGAGTTTGAGCGCCGCGTACTGGACTCGCTCAGGGAACCTATTGAATCAGGCGAGATTCATATCTCTCGCACCCGCGCAAAAATTACCTACCCCGCAGATTTTCAACTTATCGCGGCGATGAATCCCAGCCCTACAGGGCACTTCGAGGGCAAACATAACCGTGCCACGCCCCAGCAGACTTTACGCTATATGAATCGACTCTCAGGCCCTTTTCTCGACCGCTTCGACCTCTCAGTGGATATCCCGCTTCTCCCTGCAGGAATGCTGAGCAAAACAAATCATTATGAAGAAAAGAGTGAGGTAATAAGAACGAGGGTAATGGAGACACGTAACAGGCAACTCTTCCGGCAGAACAAGCTGAATGCCCGGCTCAGCAACCATGAGATCCGCGAACACTGTGCACTTGTACCGGATGATGCCGTTTGGCTGGAGGAAACATTACTCAAGCTGGGTCTGTCGGTCAGGGCATGGCAACGTCTTCTGAAAGTCTCGCGTACCATCGCAGATATCGAGCATTGCGAGAGTATTACTCGGACACATCTCCAGGAAGCACTAAGCTATCGAACAATTGATCGGCTGCTCCTGCATTTGCACAGACTGGCTGAATAA
- the ilvL gene encoding ilv operon leader peptide — MTALLRVISLVVISVVVIIIPPCGAALGERKA; from the coding sequence ATGACAGCCCTTCTACGAGTGATTAGCCTGGTCGTGATTAGCGTGGTGGTGATTATTATCCCACCGTGCGGGGCTGCACTTGGAGAAAGAAAGGCTTAA